Part of the Candidatus Binatia bacterium genome, CATCTTTACATCAGACCGGAAGAATGGTGAGTTGGCGCGCGGCAGGCTGTTGGTCCTTGGCAAGCGCGACGGAAAAGGGGGCTAAGACATGATCAAGACGAGGTTCACGGAACAGTTCGGAATCCAGCACCCGGTGGTAATGGGCGGCATGATGGGCGTCGGACGTGCGCGGCTGGTGGCCGCCGTGGCCAATGCCGGCGGGCTCGGGTTCCTGACGGCGCTCACCCAGCCAACCCCCGAAGCACTGGTCGAGGAGGTCCGACGCACCCGCGAGATGACCGACAAGCCCTTCGGAGTGAACCTGACGATCCTACCCACGCTCCGCCCCGTGTCCTACGAGGCATACGCACAAGCAATCGTGGAGTCCGGTGTGAAGATCGTCGAGACGGCGGGACGCAATCCGGAGCCGTTCTTGCCAGGGTTCAAGCAGGCCGGGATCAAGGTCATCCACAAGTGCACGTCGGTGCGGCACAGCGTGAAGGCGGAGAAGATCGGTTGTGATGCCGTCAGCATCGACGGATTCGAGTGCGCGGGACACCCGGGCGAAGACGACGTCCCGGGCCTGGTGCTGATCCCCTGCACCGCGGATCAGGTACGGGTGCCGCTCATCGCCTCGGGCGGATTCGGCGACGCCCGCGGCTTGGTGGCGGCGCTCGCGCTCGGCGCCGATGCGATCAACATGGGCACGCGCTTTTTGGCGACCAAGGAGGCCGACGTCCACGAGAACGTGAAGCGCAAGCTGGTCGAAGCCACCGAGCGCGACACCGCGCTGGTCTTCCGCAAGTTCCGCAACACGGCCCGGATCTTCAAGAACAGCGTGGCGGACCAGGTCGTGCAAATCGAGAGCAAGCCCGACTCGAAGTTCGAGGACATCGCGCCGCTCGTTGCCGGCGAGCGCGGCCGCAAAGTGTTCGAGGAAGGCAACCTCGATGCCGGTGTCTGGTCCGCGGGGATGGTGACGGGCCTCATCCACGACATACCGAGCTGCGACGAGCTCGTGCGGCGGATCGTCTCCGAGGCGGCCGAGATCATCCACAAGCGGCTGGACACGATGGCAGTCGGCTGACCGCTGCCCAGGCGGCTGGTGCCGAAGCGCTCACCAGCAACCACTGTCAACGCGGTTGGGCAAGTGTCCACAGCTGTTCCATCGATCGCCTGCGCGCCTCGCGCCCGTGTTCCTCGTAGCACCGCATCCACTGCAGCCGCCGGCAAGACCGTAAGACTGGCCCGCCGCGATCTTCCTCTTGATTCCGGCAACGCAACACATATAGTTGCCACGGCAACTATTGCTTAAGAAAGTACTTTGGTGACGAATGCTCAAGAACGAGAGGCGCAGAGACGAA contains:
- a CDS encoding nitronate monooxygenase family protein; protein product: MIKTRFTEQFGIQHPVVMGGMMGVGRARLVAAVANAGGLGFLTALTQPTPEALVEEVRRTREMTDKPFGVNLTILPTLRPVSYEAYAQAIVESGVKIVETAGRNPEPFLPGFKQAGIKVIHKCTSVRHSVKAEKIGCDAVSIDGFECAGHPGEDDVPGLVLIPCTADQVRVPLIASGGFGDARGLVAALALGADAINMGTRFLATKEADVHENVKRKLVEATERDTALVFRKFRNTARIFKNSVADQVVQIESKPDSKFEDIAPLVAGERGRKVFEEGNLDAGVWSAGMVTGLIHDIPSCDELVRRIVSEAAEIIHKRLDTMAVG